One genomic segment of Desulfurellaceae bacterium includes these proteins:
- the hisB gene encoding imidazoleglycerol-phosphate dehydratase HisB, which yields MAQRSADLHRKTNETDIRLSLELDGSGQYQIATGVPFLNHMLELFTRHGFFDLTLQATGDIEIDDHHTVEDVGLALGEAFRAALGDKRGIRRFGEASVPLDEALVNCVVDLSGRPFLAYNLSVQQERIGSFATELIHDFFLAFSNQLGMNLHFNMTQGRNPHHIIEAAFKAFARALGSAVAYDPRVKGVLSTKGVL from the coding sequence GTGGCGCAGCGCAGCGCAGACCTGCACCGCAAAACAAACGAAACCGACATTCGGCTCAGTCTTGAGCTTGACGGCAGCGGCCAGTACCAGATTGCCACCGGGGTGCCCTTTCTCAACCATATGCTGGAGCTGTTCACCCGGCACGGCTTCTTCGATCTGACGCTCCAGGCCACGGGCGACATCGAGATTGACGATCATCATACGGTTGAAGATGTCGGCCTGGCGCTGGGCGAGGCGTTTCGCGCCGCGCTGGGCGATAAGCGCGGCATTCGCCGCTTTGGCGAAGCCAGCGTACCGCTCGACGAAGCCCTGGTGAACTGCGTCGTCGATCTCAGCGGACGGCCCTTTCTGGCCTATAATCTGTCTGTCCAGCAGGAGCGCATCGGCAGCTTTGCGACCGAACTGATCCACGATTTTTTTCTCGCCTTCAGCAACCAACTCGGTATGAACCTGCACTTCAACATGACCCAGGGCCGCAACCCGCACCATATTATCGAAGCCGCCTTCAAGGCGTTCGCCCGGGCGCTGGGCAGCGCGGTCGCCTATGACCCGCGGGTCAAGGGCGTCTTATCGACCAAAGGGGTGTTGTGA
- a CDS encoding clan AA aspartic protease, whose protein sequence is MGLVHTTIQLSNPREPALQALEVDALVDTDAVTLCIPEHVSVQLKLSAIEQREVITADGRAQLVPYVGPIQLKFENRTCFTGALVLGDSILMGAVPLEDMDLVIHPREQKLTVNPLSPNIPSAIVKPVSVLHPRCSDCYEKHTWEAGTKPSSHV, encoded by the coding sequence ATGGGACTTGTACACACGACTATCCAGCTGTCGAACCCTCGTGAGCCAGCTCTTCAAGCGCTTGAAGTGGATGCACTCGTTGACACCGACGCAGTGACGCTGTGTATTCCCGAACATGTTTCCGTCCAGCTCAAACTTTCTGCTATTGAACAACGCGAGGTGATAACAGCGGACGGCAGAGCCCAGCTTGTTCCCTATGTTGGTCCCATTCAGCTGAAGTTTGAGAATCGGACGTGTTTTACCGGCGCGCTTGTTCTGGGGGATAGTATCTTAATGGGAGCCGTCCCCCTAGAAGATATGGACCTTGTGATTCATCCGCGGGAGCAAAAACTGACGGTTAATCCACTCAGTCCCAACATTCCCTCTGCAATTGTGAAGCCTGTTTCTGTCCTCCACCCTCGTTGCTCAGACTGTTATGAAAAACACACGTGGGAGGCCGGGACAAAACCGAGCTCCCACGTGTAA
- a CDS encoding LLM class flavin-dependent oxidoreductase yields MKAGVFMMPSHPPERSFYDGHQWDLDHLELVDQLGFHEAWMGEHFTAPWEPNPAPDLLIAQGLQRTQNIKLCPGAHLLPYHHPAELAHRVAFMDHIAQGRFMFGVGTSGLPSDWKLFNVDGAGGENRRMTKEALDIILKLWASEEPFEFKGEYWTVNRIDTMLDTLKFHIKPFQQPHPPIGIAGLTPGSDTLKMCGASGFMPMSVALSNGYLKTHWEAVVEGAESAGRTPSRSDWRVSREVYVAETDTEAKDKAINGMLGRAYAEYLLPLFKSFGMVSLFKHHPEVPDSDVTMEYLAEYVWLVGSPRTVTDKLGAMVDDTGGFGCLLVLTFDQLENKEGWADSQRLLMEEVMPNFPD; encoded by the coding sequence ATGAAAGCTGGCGTGTTTATGATGCCTTCGCATCCCCCCGAAAGAAGTTTCTACGACGGCCACCAGTGGGATCTCGACCATTTGGAACTGGTCGATCAGTTGGGGTTCCACGAGGCCTGGATGGGCGAGCATTTTACCGCTCCGTGGGAACCCAACCCCGCTCCTGACCTGCTGATTGCGCAAGGCTTGCAACGCACCCAGAACATCAAACTGTGTCCGGGCGCCCATCTGCTGCCCTATCACCATCCGGCCGAACTGGCCCACCGTGTCGCCTTCATGGACCACATCGCCCAGGGCCGTTTCATGTTCGGGGTGGGAACGAGCGGCCTGCCCAGCGACTGGAAGCTGTTCAACGTTGACGGGGCGGGCGGTGAGAACCGGCGCATGACCAAGGAAGCCCTGGATATTATTCTCAAGCTGTGGGCGAGCGAGGAGCCGTTTGAGTTCAAGGGCGAATACTGGACGGTCAACCGCATCGACACCATGCTGGATACACTCAAGTTCCACATCAAGCCCTTTCAGCAGCCCCACCCGCCGATTGGGATCGCCGGCCTGACCCCCGGTTCGGACACCCTCAAGATGTGTGGTGCGAGCGGTTTCATGCCGATGAGCGTCGCGCTCAGCAACGGCTACCTCAAAACCCACTGGGAGGCGGTTGTCGAGGGGGCCGAGTCCGCCGGCCGCACGCCGTCCCGCAGCGACTGGCGCGTGTCGCGCGAGGTGTATGTCGCCGAGACCGACACGGAGGCCAAGGACAAAGCCATCAACGGCATGCTGGGCCGCGCCTATGCCGAGTATCTGCTGCCGCTGTTCAAGTCGTTCGGCATGGTCAGTCTGTTCAAGCACCACCCCGAAGTGCCGGATTCCGACGTGACCATGGAATACCTGGCCGAGTATGTGTGGCTGGTCGGCTCGCCCCGGACGGTCACCGACAAGCTCGGCGCCATGGTTGACGACACCGGCGGGTTTGGCTGTCTGCTGGTCCTGACCTTTGATCAGCTGGAGAACAAAGAGGGCTGGGCAGACTCGCAGCGTCTGCTGATGGAAGAAGTCATGCCCAACTTCCCGGATTGA
- a CDS encoding OB-fold domain-containing protein: DRLVLLGYGDGADGFVLRVTEAITSRTPAQSVSDHLSEKRLYPSYQIFKKMRTYYAEHEDGPELSNVFLAKEDKQNVRLYGSQCPRCGTKQYPLTRICIACHNHDSMQDVPLARSGQVFTFTRDHLYQAADSPTIMSVVDLDGGGRLYIQMTDVDPEDVRVGDSVVLSLRRRKEGPTMHHYYWKCRPAR; encoded by the coding sequence GACCGTCTGGTGCTGCTGGGCTACGGCGATGGAGCAGACGGCTTCGTCTTGCGGGTGACCGAAGCCATCACAAGCCGGACGCCCGCCCAGTCTGTGTCCGATCACCTGAGTGAGAAGCGCCTGTATCCCTCCTACCAGATCTTCAAGAAGATGCGGACGTATTACGCCGAGCACGAGGACGGTCCCGAGCTGTCGAACGTGTTTCTGGCCAAAGAGGACAAACAGAACGTTCGGCTGTACGGCTCGCAGTGCCCGCGCTGCGGCACAAAACAGTATCCCCTCACCCGCATCTGCATTGCCTGCCACAACCACGACTCCATGCAGGACGTGCCGCTGGCCCGCAGCGGTCAGGTCTTCACCTTCACCCGAGACCATCTGTATCAGGCTGCGGATTCCCCGACGATCATGAGCGTGGTCGATCTCGACGGGGGCGGCCGGTTGTACATCCAGATGACCGACGTGGACCCCGAGGACGTGCGGGTCGGCGACAGCGTCGTCCTCAGCCTGCGGCGGCGCAAGGAAGGGCCGACTATGCACCACTACTACTGGAAGTGCCGCCCGGCGCGCTGA